Below is a genomic region from Alphaproteobacteria bacterium.
ACCGTGGACGCACCCGCAAGACCCGATGCGAACGCATATCCCTGCCGCCCGTTCTCCAGATCGGCAACGCAGCGCTCGTACGCCATGCGCGTCGGATTCTGGGAGCGCGAATATTCATAGCCTTTGTGAACGCCGGGGCTATCCTGAACGTAGGTCGAGGTCGCGTAGATCGGCATCATGATCGCCCCCGTCGACGGGTCGGGGCGCTGGCCCGCGTGGATTGCGCGCGTTGAGAAGCCAAGGCGGTTTGACTTCCGCCCATTCGTTCGTTGAGACATGCGATGCTCTCCGTTGGCGCCTACTTCATCCTTCGGCGCAGATAGTTGAGAAGGTCGATTCGGGTGATCAGGCCGTGGAACTGTTCGCCGTCCTTCACGATCGCGACATGTCCGCGCTTGAATATCTCCAGCACATCGGCAATGCCCGCCGAAGGCGGCACTGTCTCAAGCTTTTGCGTCATAGCACTTGAAACGTCCTCCCGGAAGCGCTCCTCATGACCGAAGACACGAATGAGAATGTCCTCCTCATCGAGGATGCCCACGATTCGCTCCCCGTCGAGAACCGGAAGTTGGGACACGTCGTAAAGCTTCATCCGGCCGTAGGCTGAGATCAGCGTATCGTCCGGCTTGACCGAGATCGTCGCATGGCGGCGATGCTGGCGTGCGATGAGATCCGTCAGATCGCCACGCACCTCGCGCTCGATGAAGCCCTGATCGAGCATCCAATAATCGTTGTAGACCTTCGAGAGATATTTGTTTCCACTGTCGCAGACGAGGGTGACGACGCGCTTGGCGCTCGCTTGCTCCCGGCAATAGCGCAGAGCGGCGGCGATGAGCGTGCCCGATGATGAGCCCGCAAGGATTCCTTCGCTCGCGAGCAACTCTCGGCAGGTAACGAAGGCATCGCGATCCGGAATAGTGTAGGCACGCTTTACCCGCGAAAGGTCGGCAACGGGAGGAATGAAATCCTCCCCGATTCCTTCGACGAACCACGTGCCGGTGGTTTCCGAGACCTTGCCGTTTGCGATGTAATTCGCGAGGATCGAGCCTTCGGGGTCCGCGAGCACCATTTCGGCCGCGGGTGCCGTGCGCGCAAAGTAACGCGAAAGCCCGGTAAGTGTACCGCCTGACCCGACGCCGCACACGATGGCGTCGAGCTTGCCTTCCATCTGGGTCCAAATTTCGGGGCCCGTCGTCTCCTCGTGCGCTTTCGGATTTGCAGGATTGCCGAATTGATTGACGAATATAGCACCCGGCGTTTCGCGGGCGAGGCGTGCCGCCCTGTCCTGGTAGTAGTCGGGATGACCCTTTCCCACGTCCGATCGGGTGATAACGACCTCCGCCCCGAGCGCCTTCAAATGGAAGATTTTCTCCTGACTCATTTTGTCGGGAATGACCAGGATCAAGCGGTAGCCTTTCTGGGAGGCGACAAGCGCCAGGCCCAGGCCGGTATTGCCGGCAGTGGCCTCGACCAGCGTGCCCCCTGGCTGGAGCGTTCCGTCCCGCTCCGCCGCTTCGATCATCGAGCGTCCGATGCGGTCCTTTATCGAACCACCAGGGTTTTGGCTTTCGAGCTTGAGGAATAGTCGGCAGGGTCCCGTGTCCAGGCGTTGCACCTCGACCATCGGCGTATTGCCAATGAGCTCAAGGACGTTTCTGCGGACCGGTTCAACGCCCTGCATTTCATTCCCTCGATTCCAAAGTCAGTGTGTAGATAGTCTCAATCCAGCCGAGGTCCAGAAGCCTCCGTGGAATCCCGCGTAGCTGTTTTTGTTGCTGGATCGAGTCGCGAGCGCGCACGGCTAGCATTCAGCTTTCCGAACTTGTCGCCGTCGCGGACAAGAGACGCCCCTTATAGCCAGCACCATCGAGCGGCGTAAGGATTTCTTGCACGTGCTCACGATTGCGCGTTTCGACGACGACGTCGAGATCGATTATTGCGACGGTCATCGTGGCGTCCTCCTTCCCGCTCAGCGTGGCACGAGAGTGAGCAACTCCCCCCCTTTACGGAGGACCTCATCACGGCTTCCAGCGATCGTCACGTAGTCCACATCGCGCCATAGTGCTGCGAAGTCGGAGAAGTGAGTGGAAAGCGGATTACCCGATTGCCCCGTCGCGATCACGAAACGCGAATGAGAAAGATCGGAAAGGTCGTAGAGGGCGCGATAGCCCGCACCGTGCACGTCCGCGAAGGGCTGTTGATCGTCGGCAACCCGGTAGCCGGCGCGGTTGAGCGTATAGTTGCCCCCATCCGCGGCCAAGCGGAGATTGACGAATCGATTTACCAACGGAATACGGTCGAAAATGCGATGGACGAATTGCGTGCGATGCGCGTCCCCCCATCGCCATAAGTCGGCATCCCGGCCGTAGCGGTCCGTAAGCCAGGCAAGGGCTCGCTTCAAGGCCTCGGCGCTTAACGCACGACAGTCGCCGGCTTGCGGTGGCGCCTCCGGCCTCGCGCACCATTCAGGATGCGTCGTGAAGATGGACTGGATGAGCTTCGGATGCTGCCCCCAGAAGCTTGGAAAAAGAGCGCCCATCTTCGCCGCGAACAGGGAACGGTCCAGCTCTCGCATCCATGCGGCGAAAATAAGCGGCTCGGGCTTTGTGCGATCCATGACGCCGTCCCAGCGCTTCATGCGCTCGAGCACGGCCTTGAGGTCCGGAGTGTCGACATCGATATCACTCACGAGCGGCAGAAGTTCACGCGCGGCGAGCGATACGATGTCGCCTTGAATTTTCGCGAACGAATCGAGGCTGGCCTGAGGCGTTTCATTGAGCAGGGATTCGATACGCGCGGCCCGATAAGGCTCATCCCATCCCTGTGTCGTGATGTGGTGGGGATAGTCGGGTGCGGTCACTTTGTTGTTGGCGTTGACGAAGCGTCCCGACGCGGGGTCGATGCCATGCGGGAGCTCGTCGAACGGGAGCGTGCCCGTCCAGTCGTATTCCCCGCTCCATCCGGGAATGGGAAGACGGCCATCGCCCGCCTTTCGGACGGGCATCGTCCCGGCGGTATAGAATCCGATGTGGCCGTCCACGTCGGCATAGATGACGTTCTGTTGCGGTGCGCCGAAATCCTTGAGCGCTTCGGTGAAGCTCATCCAATCATGGGCGCGATCGATTCCGAATATAGCCTGGGCGATGCGATTGTTCGGATCGAGCCACGTTGCGGCAAGGGCCAGGACTGTGCCCGGCTCACCTGCCGTCGTTGCGTCCTTCACGACATCGGAGATGACCGGGCCATGCCTCGTTTCGCGAACCGTGAGTGTGACGGCCGGCTCTCCCCGCACGCCAATGACTTCGGTTCGCGTGCGGAACGGGAGTGAGCCTTCGGGCGTCAAATAGCGCTGCGGATCGCCAGGATCGATTTTTTCTACGAATAAATCCTCGAGGTCGCCGCCGGTCGTCGTCATCCCCCAGGCTATGCTGTCGTTGTGCCCGAGAATTATGATCGGCACACCCGGTACAGTGGCTCCCGTGAGATGAAGGGTCGGTGTCTCGATGCGCGCGAGATACCAGAGTATGGGCAAGCTGAAGCCGAGATGCGGATCGTTCGCTAGAATCGGCTTGCCCGTTAGGGTGTGGGCACCGCTGACCGCCCAGGAATTAGAGGCTCCCTGCCCGTCGAATGGCGCCGAAATGGCGGCGAGGCTCGAATCCGATAATTTGCGCGCGGCCCCGAGTTCGAATGCCAAGGTGGCAGGCGAGTCGTCCGGGTAATGGGGCCAAAGCTGCTCCACCTGATCGGGTGTCAGCTTCTTTAGAAGCTCTGCGCGCAGCAATTCGGTGCGCCAGTGACCCGAGAGCTGTACCGCCATCAGCTCACCCCAGACGAGGCTATCGACCGGGCGCCATGGCGCCGGTGCTGCGCCGAGCACCATATATTCCGGCGGCCAAGCGCCGTGGTGCTGTGCGATGAATGCGTTAACACCGGCGGCGTAGGCATCGAGGTCGGCGCGCATCTCAGGCTCGAGGCCCGCAAGGGCCGACTCGGCGAGGTGCTCGAGGCCGACAGTTCGCGCGAACCGGTCGAGTGGAAGTGCCGCCTCGCCGACAAGCTCTGCAAGATGGCCCGAAGCGAGCCGGCGAAGTTGGTCCATTTGCCAAAGGCGGTCTTGGGCATGGACGAACCCCAGCGCGAAGGCGGCGTCGGCGTCGTTTTTGGCGAATATGTGCGGAATGCCGTAAGGATCGCGGACGATCTCAACCGGATCGACGAGGCCCCGAATAGCGACCGTCCCGGTGGTCTCGGGGAGAGAGGTCGAAAGCCAGAACCAGGCGCCCGCGAGGATGAGTGCCAGCGGAAGCGTTACGATGAGCAGGGGCCGGATCAGCCAGCGGAAGACGAATCGGCGCATTTCGGCATGGTATCAGGCGTGCGACGGGAGAGAAAGGAAGAGCCGCCGCGCTCCATATATCCCCATCAAGCCATGTTCAGAATAATCGTCTTCTTCTCCGTGAAATGGTCGAGCATGGCCTCGAGCGAGGCTTCGCGGCCGAGACCCGACGCCTTGGAGCCACCGTATGAAAGACCTGGCTGCACCACCAGGTTCTGATTCACCTGAACGAATCCCGCCTCGAGGCGCTGGGTCGCATCGAGCGCCTTGCGCAAATCATTGGTCCATATCGTCGCGGCGAGACCGTAGGGTGAGTCGTTGGCAGCGGCGATCACCTCGTCATAGTCTCGCCATTTGATCACTGCGGTCACCGGCCCGAAGATTTCCTCGCGCGCGATGCGGTGGCTGTTGTCGATGCCGGTAAAGATCACGGGCCTCACAAATAGGCCTTTCCCGAATTTCGGATCGGCGGGCAGACTCGAGCATTCATGCGCCGTCGCTCCCGCCGTCGACTGGCCGAGCTTGATATAACCCGCAACGCGCTCGAATTGCTGCGGCGAGATGATGGCACCGATGTCTGTCTTTTCATCGAGCGGGTCGCCCATCACCATCGCATTCACCTTGGCCTTGAGCTTTTCGACGAACGCGTCGTGGATTTTCTCGTGAACGAACATTCGGCTCGCCGCTGTGCAGCTTTGACCCTGGCGCGTGAAGCGCATGCCGACAACCGCACCCGCGATGGCCTTGTCGAGGTCGGCGTCCTCCATCACGATCATCGGACTCTTGCCGCCAAGCTCGAGTGTTACGGGAATGAGCTTGTCAGCCGCTGTCCGGTAGACGACCTTGCCGGTCTCGACCGAGCCGGTGAAGGTCACCTTGCGCACGTCGGGATGCGCAACCAAGGGTGCGCCGCATTCGGGTCCGAAGCCCGAAAGGATGTTGAATACGCCGGGCGGAAGAATTTGATTCATTATTTGAGCCGCGCGCAGTGCGGCGAGGGGCGCTTCCTCGGCGGTCTTGACGACGACGGCGTTTCCCGCGACGAGTGCTGGGGCGATCTTGAGCGCCATCAGGAGAAGCGGGACGTTCCAGGGAATGATCGCGCCGACGACGCCGAGCGGCTGGCGCACCGTCATGGTCAGCATCCGCGGATCGAAGGGCACGGTCTCGCCCTTGAGCTCAGAGCCGAGGCCCCCATAAAACACAAACACATCGGCCAGGACCGACGCCTCAACACGACTCTCTGTCCTAAGCGCCTTGCCCGTTTCGAGGGCGACGAGCCGGCCGAGTTCCTCAACATGCTCATTGAGGCGACGCCCACACTCGGCCACGAGCTTGCCGCGTTCGCGCGCCGGACGCCGGGCCCAAATTCCTTGCGCCCTTTTCGAAGAGTCGACCGCCGCCGCGACATCCGCCGCTTCGCCGAACGCTGCCTCTCCAATCGCCGCACCTGTCGCCGGATTCTCGACCGGGAAGGTCTTGCCTGAGCGCGCCGGGGTAAATGTGCCTTCGATCAGGACCTTGTTCGAGAGCTCACGCGCGAGGGCATGCGGATCGAGACTGGGAATCAAGCGATTTTCCATTATGTGCCTCCAATCCTGCCCTGCGCGCGGTTCAGCGACCCGTGAAGCTGTCCTTGTACTGTTCGCGCAAAAGCTTCTTCTGCACTTTGCCCATCGCGTTGCGGGGCAGCTCGTCCAGGAAGTAAAGTTTCTTCGGAATCTTGTAATGAGCTAGCTCAGCTTTGAGCTTTGCCGTGATGGCGTCCGCAGTCAGGTTCGAATGACCCGGTTTGCGCTTGATCGCGGCGGCGACGCCTTCGCCGAAATCCGGATGCGGCACGCCGAAGACCGCGGACTCGTCCACACCCTCGATACGGTCAATATAGATTTCGACCTCCTTCGGATACACATTGTACCCGCCTGAAATGATCAAGTCCTTGGCTCTTCCGACGATCCAGACGTAGTCTTGCGCGTCGATCTTCCCGACGTCGCCCGTAATAAAAAATCCGTCGGCCCGGAAATCTTCTTTCGTCTTCTCGGGATTGCGCCAATATCCTTTGAAAACGTTGGGGCCGCGCACTTCGATGTTTCCGACCTCGCCGGGTGCGAGCACGCTTCCGTTTTCGCCAGTCACGCGAACCTCAACGCCGGGCAACGCTTTCCCGCAGCTTCCCGACGTCTCGGCCCCGATCGGGTTCGAGGTGTTCATTACCGTCTCAGTCATTCCGTAGCGCTCGACGATCGCCATGCCCGTGCGCGTCTTCCAGGCGTTAAAAGTTTCCTCGAGCAGCGGCGCCGAACCCGCGACGAAGAGGCGGACATGGCCGCAAAGCTCGCGCGTCACGCGCTCGTCGGCAAGCAGGCGAACGTAAAAAGTCGGCACGCCCATGAAGACGCTCGCCCTTGGCAGGAGTCGAACGATCGCGTCCACGTCGAAGCGCGGAAGGAAGATCATCTTGCACGGATTGTAAAGCGACAGATTGGTCGCCACGAATAGGCCGTGCGCGTGGAAGATCGGTAGGGCGTGGAGCAGAACGTCGCCCTTCTGGAATTGCCAGGTCCGGTGCAGCGCCATGGTATTCGAGGCGAGATTGCCGTGCGTCAGCATTGCACCCTTTGGTCGGCCCGTCGTCCCCGAGGTGTACAGGATGCAGCACACGTCGCCCTTTGTCCGCGAGCTAATATCTCGAAGCGGCTCGAGCCCCTTCGACCGCTCGAGAAGCGTTCCCTCGCGCGAATGTCCAAGGGTCAGGACATGAATCCCCTTCCGCGCGGCGGCCAGCTCCCGGATTATTGTTTCCGACTCGGGTCGGCAGACTACGAGCGCCGGTTCCGCGTCGGCAAGAATGTACTCGATTTCGCCTTTTTGATAGGCGGTATTCATGGGAAGAAATATCGCGCCGTAGCGCAAGCACGCGACATAGAGGCAGATCGCCTCTGGCGATTTTTCGACTTGCACGGCGATGCGGTCGCCCGGCAGGATGCCGAGTTCCTCAAACAGTCTCGCCATGCGCGCGGATATGTCGTCAATTGTCCCAAAGCTGTACCCCGTTCCGTCATCGAGTTCGATGAAGACGTCGCTCCGGTCGGCCGGAAATCGGCTGCGGAAAAGGGCGTAACAATTTTCGCTCATTGCCCTGATTCCTTCGTGGCAATTGGCTTGACCATCGGGTGGATAAAGCTGCTTACAACAGTGCCGGTTCCCGATCAACCCGGGGGCCCGTTCCGGCGTTCGGGGTGGCCCCCCGACAGCCTGTATCCCCGCTCGCCGGCTTGTCCATTGCCCCTGTCGATGCCACGATAGGCTTAGTGGCACAGAGCGACGTCAAGGACGGGCGAACGCCGAGTGCATCGGTGTAAGATCGGCAAATACAAACGATATGTCGCCGCGGCTGATTCGGAGCGTGATGCGAGGGACGAGCATGGAACCGAAGCTGTCGAGCTTTCTGGGCCTGGGCGCCAAGGGATTTCACAGGATCGCCTACGCCGAGTGGGGTACTGCGAGCAACATGCGAAAGCTTCTCTGCGTGCACGGCCTCACGCGCCAAGGACGGGACTTCGACATGCTCGCGAAAGCCCTCGCGGACAGCCACCACGTAGCGTGCCCCGACATTGTCGGACGAGGCCAAAGCGCTTGGCTCGAGGATAAATCGGGTTACAGCTATCCCCAATATTGCGCGGATATGAACGCGCTCATCGGCCGGCTTGGGGGCGAGGCAATCGATTGGGTTGGGACGTCGATGGGCGGGCTCATTGGGATTTTCATGTCCGCACACCCGAATTCCCCAATTGAGCGCCTCGTGCTGAACGATATCGGCCCACTCGTGCCGAAGTCGGGAGTCGAGCGCCTTGCCAAATATGTCGGCAGGGACCCGAGTTTCCAAAACCTCGATCAGGCGGTTGCCTATACGCGCGAGGTTGCAGCGCCTTTCGGCAAGTTGGGCGACGCCGAATGGCTTCATCTCACGATCCACGGCCTGAGGCGCGAGACGAACGGGAACTGGCGGCTTCGCTACGACCCGGCGATCGCGGCACCCCTGCA
It encodes:
- a CDS encoding pyridoxal-phosphate dependent enzyme — its product is MQGVEPVRRNVLELIGNTPMVEVQRLDTGPCRLFLKLESQNPGGSIKDRIGRSMIEAAERDGTLQPGGTLVEATAGNTGLGLALVASQKGYRLILVIPDKMSQEKIFHLKALGAEVVITRSDVGKGHPDYYQDRAARLARETPGAIFVNQFGNPANPKAHEETTGPEIWTQMEGKLDAIVCGVGSGGTLTGLSRYFARTAPAAEMVLADPEGSILANYIANGKVSETTGTWFVEGIGEDFIPPVADLSRVKRAYTIPDRDAFVTCRELLASEGILAGSSSGTLIAAALRYCREQASAKRVVTLVCDSGNKYLSKVYNDYWMLDQGFIEREVRGDLTDLIARQHRRHATISVKPDDTLISAYGRMKLYDVSQLPVLDGERIVGILDEEDILIRVFGHEERFREDVSSAMTQKLETVPPSAGIADVLEIFKRGHVAIVKDGEQFHGLITRIDLLNYLRRRMK
- a CDS encoding penicillin acylase family protein; this translates as MRRFVFRWLIRPLLIVTLPLALILAGAWFWLSTSLPETTGTVAIRGLVDPVEIVRDPYGIPHIFAKNDADAAFALGFVHAQDRLWQMDQLRRLASGHLAELVGEAALPLDRFARTVGLEHLAESALAGLEPEMRADLDAYAAGVNAFIAQHHGAWPPEYMVLGAAPAPWRPVDSLVWGELMAVQLSGHWRTELLRAELLKKLTPDQVEQLWPHYPDDSPATLAFELGAARKLSDSSLAAISAPFDGQGASNSWAVSGAHTLTGKPILANDPHLGFSLPILWYLARIETPTLHLTGATVPGVPIIILGHNDSIAWGMTTTGGDLEDLFVEKIDPGDPQRYLTPEGSLPFRTRTEVIGVRGEPAVTLTVRETRHGPVISDVVKDATTAGEPGTVLALAATWLDPNNRIAQAIFGIDRAHDWMSFTEALKDFGAPQQNVIYADVDGHIGFYTAGTMPVRKAGDGRLPIPGWSGEYDWTGTLPFDELPHGIDPASGRFVNANNKVTAPDYPHHITTQGWDEPYRAARIESLLNETPQASLDSFAKIQGDIVSLAARELLPLVSDIDVDTPDLKAVLERMKRWDGVMDRTKPEPLIFAAWMRELDRSLFAAKMGALFPSFWGQHPKLIQSIFTTHPEWCARPEAPPQAGDCRALSAEALKRALAWLTDRYGRDADLWRWGDAHRTQFVHRIFDRIPLVNRFVNLRLAADGGNYTLNRAGYRVADDQQPFADVHGAGYRALYDLSDLSHSRFVIATGQSGNPLSTHFSDFAALWRDVDYVTIAGSRDEVLRKGGELLTLVPR
- a CDS encoding aldehyde dehydrogenase family protein, which gives rise to MENRLIPSLDPHALARELSNKVLIEGTFTPARSGKTFPVENPATGAAIGEAAFGEAADVAAAVDSSKRAQGIWARRPARERGKLVAECGRRLNEHVEELGRLVALETGKALRTESRVEASVLADVFVFYGGLGSELKGETVPFDPRMLTMTVRQPLGVVGAIIPWNVPLLLMALKIAPALVAGNAVVVKTAEEAPLAALRAAQIMNQILPPGVFNILSGFGPECGAPLVAHPDVRKVTFTGSVETGKVVYRTAADKLIPVTLELGGKSPMIVMEDADLDKAIAGAVVGMRFTRQGQSCTAASRMFVHEKIHDAFVEKLKAKVNAMVMGDPLDEKTDIGAIISPQQFERVAGYIKLGQSTAGATAHECSSLPADPKFGKGLFVRPVIFTGIDNSHRIAREEIFGPVTAVIKWRDYDEVIAAANDSPYGLAATIWTNDLRKALDATQRLEAGFVQVNQNLVVQPGLSYGGSKASGLGREASLEAMLDHFTEKKTIILNMA
- a CDS encoding malonyl-CoA synthase; protein product: MSENCYALFRSRFPADRSDVFIELDDGTGYSFGTIDDISARMARLFEELGILPGDRIAVQVEKSPEAICLYVACLRYGAIFLPMNTAYQKGEIEYILADAEPALVVCRPESETIIRELAAARKGIHVLTLGHSREGTLLERSKGLEPLRDISSRTKGDVCCILYTSGTTGRPKGAMLTHGNLASNTMALHRTWQFQKGDVLLHALPIFHAHGLFVATNLSLYNPCKMIFLPRFDVDAIVRLLPRASVFMGVPTFYVRLLADERVTRELCGHVRLFVAGSAPLLEETFNAWKTRTGMAIVERYGMTETVMNTSNPIGAETSGSCGKALPGVEVRVTGENGSVLAPGEVGNIEVRGPNVFKGYWRNPEKTKEDFRADGFFITGDVGKIDAQDYVWIVGRAKDLIISGGYNVYPKEVEIYIDRIEGVDESAVFGVPHPDFGEGVAAAIKRKPGHSNLTADAITAKLKAELAHYKIPKKLYFLDELPRNAMGKVQKKLLREQYKDSFTGR
- a CDS encoding alpha/beta hydrolase; translated protein: MEPKLSSFLGLGAKGFHRIAYAEWGTASNMRKLLCVHGLTRQGRDFDMLAKALADSHHVACPDIVGRGQSAWLEDKSGYSYPQYCADMNALIGRLGGEAIDWVGTSMGGLIGIFMSAHPNSPIERLVLNDIGPLVPKSGVERLAKYVGRDPSFQNLDQAVAYTREVAAPFGKLGDAEWLHLTIHGLRRETNGNWRLRYDPAIAAPLQGELQDVDLWSFWDRIRCPVLVLRGAESDLLPPDIAKEMTQRGPKAKVVEIPGCGHAPALMAPEQIDIVRGFLLGQT